In Desulfovibrio sp. 86, the following proteins share a genomic window:
- a CDS encoding FAD-binding and (Fe-S)-binding domain-containing protein: MPHKGPHISISPDYVVNRILRINIDDFAEWPESVRSLAIAIAEELFLVAYNPFIDADTVRDSVRASFDKESVSLAHYYATAIGEGITMFWSAHEAELEFREKLIDALGDILPAECILTNPGALVESATDATDLRMELPLLVVEPDTTEQVAELVKLANDMKFALIPRGGGSGMTGGAVPARKRTLIVSLTRLTRVGPIDMKEMTVTCQAGVITQTVINAVDAAGALFSVDPASKQASTIGGNVSENAGGPMAFEYGTTLDNLLWWRMVTPTGEIITIERENHPRHKILPTETAIFVVKDVSGGVRNVVHLRGDEIRLPGLGKDVTNKALGGLPGMQKEGVDGIVTEACFIVHPKPKHKRIMVLEFFGRSMHPAAVVVRELVALRNRIREEGDYAHLSAMEEFNAKYVQAIEYKRKSEKYEGSPISVIILQVDGDDPYLLDTCVGDIVSVVEQQDNVDIIVAADDKEGERFWEDRHKLSAIAKRTSGFKLNEDVVIPMDRIPDFALFLEQINLECTATAYRHALQEVGRLPGYPMEDKDFNREFSQASKAASGDVSAADVSDMEMAERAEAFLVFLKEKYPHLAKKITKIQEYMDASRIVVASHMHAGDGNCHVNIPVNSNDAQMLEEAEEVAARVMAECQEMGGEVSGEHGIGITKISFFSKEKMDALRAFKERVDPRDVMNPAKLVYRDLPVRPFTFSFNRLIRDIRESGLPDKDKLIHLLTSIQVCTRCGKCKQVCSMCYPERSMQYHPRNKNMVLGMLLEAVYYSQVNKGRIDERLLKWMRDLVEHCTACGRCMANCPVKIPSGEVALTLRALLEHEGAGGHPIKGRALEWLGRDIAHRAPKAAKMASLGQKMQNKFLGFVPDVWKRRMQSPLFSGRGPKMGYTNLYESLKLHRGAVFAPAEPTPGMPLVLYFPGCGGALFYDRIGVSSIMLLLKAGFAVAVPPRHMCCGFPLLAAGMDTAFEDNMAQNRQYLAAMLRNLAKQGFDCKYLVTACGSCRDGLERMNLQAQFPDLVMRDVAQLTLPLLSSENLSAPLPEGSKLLYHGACHCEWADVHKIKGQKQVARALGDFTGADVTLSPGCCGESGMGAMTSPQIYNLLRSRKQKRLGEALGDDYTGPVVVGCPSCKIGIARCLINMHDKHAVLHVAEWLAGLIDGEDRRQSFRKKVNETRGDVRVVNLK; this comes from the coding sequence ATGCCCCATAAGGGTCCGCATATCTCCATCTCTCCCGACTATGTGGTGAACCGCATTTTGCGCATCAATATCGATGACTTCGCCGAATGGCCAGAGTCTGTGCGCAGCCTTGCCATAGCCATTGCCGAAGAGCTTTTTCTGGTGGCCTACAATCCCTTTATCGATGCCGATACGGTGCGCGACAGCGTGCGCGCGAGCTTCGACAAAGAGTCTGTCTCCTTGGCGCATTATTACGCCACGGCCATTGGCGAAGGCATCACCATGTTCTGGTCGGCGCATGAGGCCGAACTGGAATTCAGGGAAAAGCTCATTGACGCCCTTGGCGACATACTGCCAGCCGAGTGCATTTTGACCAATCCCGGCGCGCTGGTGGAGTCCGCCACCGACGCCACGGACCTGCGCATGGAGCTGCCCCTGCTTGTGGTTGAGCCCGACACCACCGAGCAGGTGGCCGAACTGGTGAAGCTGGCCAATGACATGAAGTTTGCCCTGATCCCGCGTGGCGGCGGTTCGGGCATGACGGGCGGGGCCGTGCCCGCGCGCAAGCGTACCCTTATTGTGAGCCTTACCCGCCTGACGCGCGTGGGGCCCATTGATATGAAGGAAATGACGGTCACCTGCCAGGCTGGCGTCATAACCCAGACTGTCATCAACGCCGTTGACGCCGCTGGTGCGCTTTTTTCCGTGGACCCGGCCTCCAAGCAGGCATCCACCATTGGCGGCAACGTGTCGGAAAACGCCGGCGGGCCCATGGCCTTTGAATACGGCACCACCCTGGACAACCTTTTGTGGTGGCGCATGGTGACCCCCACCGGCGAAATCATCACCATTGAGCGTGAAAACCACCCGCGCCACAAAATCCTTCCCACAGAAACCGCCATCTTTGTGGTCAAGGACGTGAGCGGCGGCGTGCGCAACGTGGTGCACCTGCGCGGGGACGAAATCCGCCTGCCGGGTCTTGGCAAGGACGTGACCAACAAGGCTCTGGGCGGCCTGCCCGGCATGCAGAAAGAAGGCGTGGACGGCATTGTCACCGAAGCCTGTTTTATCGTCCACCCCAAGCCCAAGCACAAGCGCATCATGGTGCTGGAATTTTTTGGCCGGTCAATGCACCCGGCCGCCGTGGTGGTGCGCGAGCTTGTGGCCCTGCGCAACCGTATCCGTGAGGAAGGGGACTACGCCCACCTTTCGGCCATGGAAGAATTCAACGCCAAGTACGTGCAGGCCATCGAATACAAGCGCAAGTCCGAGAAGTACGAGGGTTCGCCCATCTCGGTCATCATCCTTCAGGTGGACGGCGACGACCCCTACCTGCTGGACACCTGCGTGGGCGACATCGTCAGTGTGGTGGAGCAGCAGGATAACGTGGACATCATCGTGGCCGCCGACGACAAGGAAGGCGAGCGCTTCTGGGAAGACCGCCACAAGCTTTCGGCTATCGCCAAACGCACTTCGGGCTTCAAGCTCAATGAAGACGTGGTCATTCCTATGGATCGCATCCCGGATTTCGCGCTCTTTCTTGAGCAGATCAATCTGGAATGCACGGCTACGGCCTACCGCCACGCGCTTCAGGAAGTGGGGCGGCTGCCCGGCTACCCGATGGAAGACAAGGACTTTAACCGGGAATTTTCGCAGGCTTCCAAGGCCGCCTCTGGCGACGTTTCCGCCGCCGACGTGTCGGATATGGAAATGGCCGAGCGGGCCGAGGCTTTTCTGGTCTTCCTGAAAGAAAAATATCCGCACCTGGCCAAGAAGATAACAAAAATTCAGGAATACATGGACGCCAGCCGCATTGTGGTAGCAAGCCACATGCACGCTGGCGACGGCAACTGCCATGTGAATATCCCGGTGAACTCCAACGATGCCCAGATGCTGGAAGAGGCCGAAGAAGTGGCCGCCCGCGTCATGGCCGAGTGCCAGGAAATGGGCGGTGAAGTTTCGGGCGAGCACGGCATTGGCATCACCAAGATATCCTTTTTCAGCAAGGAAAAGATGGACGCCCTGCGCGCCTTCAAGGAGCGCGTGGACCCCCGCGACGTCATGAATCCCGCCAAGCTGGTCTACCGCGACCTGCCCGTGCGCCCCTTTACCTTTTCGTTCAACCGCCTTATCCGCGACATCCGTGAAAGCGGCTTGCCGGACAAGGACAAGCTCATCCACCTGCTCACGTCCATTCAGGTGTGCACGCGCTGCGGCAAGTGCAAACAGGTCTGCTCCATGTGCTATCCCGAGCGCTCCATGCAGTACCACCCGCGCAACAAGAACATGGTGCTCGGCATGCTGCTGGAGGCCGTGTACTATTCGCAGGTCAACAAGGGCCGCATCGACGAGCGCCTGCTCAAGTGGATGCGCGATCTGGTGGAACACTGCACGGCCTGTGGACGCTGCATGGCCAACTGCCCGGTGAAAATCCCCTCCGGCGAGGTGGCTTTGACCCTGCGCGCCCTGCTGGAGCACGAGGGCGCGGGCGGGCATCCCATCAAGGGACGCGCGCTGGAATGGCTCGGACGCGATATTGCCCACCGTGCGCCCAAGGCCGCCAAGATGGCCTCTCTGGGCCAGAAGATGCAGAACAAGTTTCTTGGCTTTGTGCCCGATGTGTGGAAGCGCCGCATGCAGAGCCCGCTCTTTTCCGGGCGCGGCCCCAAGATGGGCTACACAAACCTTTATGAATCCCTCAAATTGCACAGGGGCGCGGTGTTCGCGCCAGCCGAGCCCACGCCCGGCATGCCGCTGGTGCTGTATTTTCCCGGTTGCGGCGGCGCCCTCTTCTATGACCGCATTGGCGTTTCGTCCATAATGCTGCTGCTCAAGGCCGGTTTTGCCGTGGCCGTGCCCCCCAGGCATATGTGCTGTGGATTCCCCTTGCTGGCCGCTGGCATGGATACGGCCTTTGAAGACAACATGGCCCAGAACCGTCAGTATCTGGCCGCCATGCTGCGCAACCTGGCCAAGCAGGGCTTTGACTGCAAGTATCTGGTCACGGCCTGCGGCTCCTGCCGCGACGGTCTGGAACGCATGAACCTGCAGGCCCAGTTCCCTGATCTTGTCATGCGCGACGTGGCCCAGCTCACGCTGCCCCTGCTTTCTTCGGAGAACCTGAGCGCACCCCTGCCCGAAGGCTCCAAGCTGCTCTATCACGGGGCCTGCCATTGCGAGTGGGCCGACGTGCACAAGATCAAGGGGCAGAAGCAGGTTGCCCGCGCCCTGGGCGACTTTACCGGGGCCGACGTGACGCTCAGCCCCGGTTGCTGCGGTGAATCCGGCATGGGCGCCATGACCTCGCCCCAGATATACAACCTGCTGCGCTCCCGCAAACAAAAGCGGCTTGGCGAAGCTCTGGGCGACGACTATACCGGCCCTGTTGTCGTGGGCTGCCCCTCATGCAAGATCGGCATTGCCCGCTGCCTCATTAATATGCATGACAAGCACGCTGTGTTGCATGTGGCGGAATGGCTGGCAGGGCTCATTGACGGCGAGGACCGCAGGCAGAGCTTCCGTAAAAAGGTTAATGAAACTCGCGGAGATGTGCGGGTTGTCAATCTGAAATAA
- a CDS encoding DUF721 domain-containing protein yields the protein MTPKVFRKKNKYAEPVAASEVMAAVMAGLGVDAEQAQARSRLGHLWQNWNMVMGEDLAPLARPLGHHRDMLLIGAEDAMLAQELHLMSGELLERVNAFMETPFFNGVKVSLLMGKSGLDVTACNPLPDEDMGWRAPRAVIPDPVQASGVFLAEMAPDSPVARAYSRFAERRARSKR from the coding sequence ATGACTCCCAAAGTGTTTCGGAAAAAAAATAAATATGCCGAGCCAGTGGCGGCAAGTGAGGTCATGGCCGCGGTCATGGCCGGGCTCGGCGTGGACGCTGAGCAGGCGCAGGCCAGGAGCCGCCTCGGGCATTTGTGGCAGAACTGGAACATGGTCATGGGCGAAGACCTGGCTCCCCTGGCGCGCCCCCTGGGCCATCACCGCGACATGCTGCTCATCGGCGCGGAAGACGCCATGCTGGCGCAAGAACTGCACCTCATGAGCGGGGAACTGCTGGAGCGGGTCAATGCCTTTATGGAAACCCCCTTTTTCAACGGCGTGAAGGTTTCGCTGCTTATGGGCAAGTCGGGGCTGGACGTGACGGCCTGCAACCCCCTGCCGGATGAAGATATGGGCTGGCGCGCTCCCAGGGCCGTCATTCCTGATCCCGTGCAGGCCAGCGGCGTGTTTCTGGCGGAAATGGCCCCGGATTCACCCGTGGCGCGGGCGTACTCCCGCTTTGCGGAACGCCGGGCCCGCAGCAAGCGCTGA
- a CDS encoding ArsR/SmtB family transcription factor has protein sequence MALLYFKALSDETRLRLVHILLHYELSVNELVRILDMGQSRVSRHLKILTEAGLLTSRRDGLWVFYAAPRSGDEREFLRAITPFIHTDAAMRADLNMAAQMLEERALKTRQFFNAIAEDWDELNREVLGAFDLPAAVCAAVPENCGTAVDLGCGTGAVLARMLPLSQGVIGVDGSARMLEICRRRFTPEDLAADRVSLRIGELSHLPLRDQEADFACINLVLHHLSDPILGLREIRRIMAPGGRLFVADFLRHTDETMRNRYGDRWLGFDEGGLAADLKAVGFSTLSCTRQPVDRGLTLLLLTAEASHPPRT, from the coding sequence ATGGCACTTCTGTATTTTAAAGCTCTTTCAGACGAAACACGGCTTCGCCTCGTTCACATTTTGCTGCATTACGAGTTGTCGGTCAACGAACTGGTGCGCATTCTGGACATGGGGCAGTCGCGGGTATCGCGGCATCTTAAAATCCTGACCGAAGCCGGCCTGCTCACTTCGCGGCGCGACGGACTGTGGGTGTTTTACGCAGCGCCCCGCAGCGGTGACGAGCGGGAGTTTCTGCGCGCCATCACCCCCTTTATCCATACGGACGCCGCCATGCGGGCAGACCTGAACATGGCCGCGCAAATGCTGGAAGAACGCGCCCTCAAGACCCGCCAGTTCTTCAATGCCATTGCGGAAGACTGGGACGAACTCAACCGCGAGGTTCTTGGAGCCTTTGACCTGCCCGCCGCCGTATGCGCCGCCGTGCCGGAAAACTGCGGCACAGCGGTGGATCTCGGCTGCGGCACAGGGGCTGTGCTGGCACGCATGCTGCCGCTGTCCCAGGGAGTCATTGGCGTGGACGGTTCCGCGCGCATGCTTGAAATCTGCCGCCGCCGTTTTACTCCCGAAGACCTTGCGGCCGACCGCGTTTCCCTGCGCATCGGCGAACTGAGCCATTTGCCCCTGCGCGATCAGGAGGCGGATTTCGCCTGCATCAACCTTGTGTTGCACCATCTTTCCGACCCCATACTCGGCCTGCGTGAGATACGCCGCATCATGGCGCCCGGCGGCCGTCTTTTTGTGGCGGACTTTCTGCGCCATACCGACGAAACCATGCGCAACCGCTATGGCGACCGCTGGCTTGGCTTTGACGAAGGCGGCCTCGCGGCCGACCTCAAGGCCGTCGGCTTCAGCACGCTGTCCTGTACACGGCAGCCAGTGGATCGCGGCCTGACCCTGCTGCTTCTCACAGCCGAGGCCAGCCACCCCCCGCGCACGTGA
- the ahcY gene encoding adenosylhomocysteinase: MTKALDLSLSHKVADMALADFGKKEMQLSEREVPGLMECIKKYGPSKPLKGLKVTGSLHMTIQTAMLIQTLHALGADIRWASCNIFSTQDHAAAAIADLGMAKVFAWKGETLEDYWWCTEMALTWPDGSGPDLIVDDGGDATLLVHKGVEAENNPAILDEKTDNKELQCIIDRLKLRLKEDPQHWHKVAARIKGVSEETTTGVHRLYQLEAAGKLLFPAINVNDAVTKSKFDNLYGCRESLADGIKRATDVMIAGKVVVVIGYGDVGKGCAQSMRGFGARVLVTEIDPICALQAAMEGFEVTTIEDALAQGDIYVTCTGNYHVITGKHMEGMKDEAIVCNIGHFDNEIEMTYLENTPGITCLNIKPQVDKWTLKSGRSIVVLAEGRLVNLGCATGHASFVMSNSFTNQTLAQIKLATEKLENKVYTLPKELDEEVARLHLGRLGVKLTRLTQEQADYINVNVDGPYKSDHYRY; this comes from the coding sequence ATGACCAAAGCTCTTGACCTGAGCCTGTCGCACAAGGTTGCCGACATGGCCCTGGCGGATTTCGGCAAAAAAGAAATGCAGCTTTCCGAGCGGGAAGTTCCCGGCCTTATGGAATGCATCAAAAAATACGGCCCCAGCAAGCCCCTCAAGGGCCTTAAGGTAACGGGCTCCCTGCACATGACCATACAGACGGCCATGCTTATCCAGACCCTGCATGCCCTGGGCGCGGACATTCGCTGGGCTTCCTGCAACATTTTCTCCACGCAGGATCACGCCGCCGCCGCCATTGCCGACCTGGGCATGGCCAAGGTCTTTGCCTGGAAGGGCGAAACCCTTGAGGACTACTGGTGGTGCACTGAAATGGCGCTGACCTGGCCCGACGGCAGCGGCCCCGATCTTATCGTGGACGACGGCGGCGACGCCACCCTGCTCGTGCACAAGGGCGTCGAGGCTGAAAACAACCCCGCCATCCTTGATGAAAAGACCGACAACAAGGAACTGCAGTGCATTATTGACCGCCTCAAACTGCGCCTCAAGGAAGATCCGCAGCACTGGCACAAGGTGGCTGCCAGGATCAAGGGCGTTTCGGAAGAAACCACCACCGGCGTACACCGCCTCTACCAGCTGGAAGCCGCAGGCAAGCTGCTGTTCCCGGCCATCAACGTCAACGACGCCGTGACCAAGTCCAAGTTCGACAACCTGTACGGCTGCCGCGAATCCCTGGCCGACGGCATCAAGCGCGCCACTGACGTCATGATCGCGGGCAAGGTGGTTGTGGTCATCGGCTACGGCGACGTGGGCAAGGGCTGCGCCCAGTCCATGCGCGGCTTTGGCGCGCGCGTGCTGGTGACGGAAATCGACCCCATCTGCGCCCTGCAGGCCGCCATGGAAGGGTTCGAAGTCACCACCATTGAAGACGCGCTGGCCCAGGGCGACATCTACGTCACCTGCACGGGCAACTACCACGTCATCACCGGCAAGCATATGGAAGGTATGAAGGACGAGGCCATCGTGTGCAATATCGGCCACTTCGATAATGAAATCGAAATGACCTACCTCGAAAACACGCCCGGCATCACCTGCCTGAACATCAAGCCGCAGGTGGACAAGTGGACCCTCAAGTCCGGCCGCAGCATCGTTGTGCTGGCTGAAGGCCGCCTGGTCAACCTGGGCTGCGCCACCGGCCACGCCAGCTTTGTCATGTCCAACAGCTTCACCAACCAGACCCTGGCCCAGATCAAACTGGCCACCGAAAAGCTGGAAAACAAGGTCTACACCCTGCCCAAGGAACTGGACGAAGAAGTGGCCCGCCTGCACCTCGGCCGCCTTGGCGTCAAGCTGACCAGACTCACCCAGGAACAGGCCGACTATATCAACGTCAATGTGGACGGTCCCTACAAGTCGGATCACTACCGCTATTAG
- the rnhA gene encoding ribonuclease HI, with the protein MQKVTIHTDGSCLGNPGPGGWAAILKLDDEDYRKEFSGGYALTTNNRMEMLAVIEALTLLKNPCLVDLYTDSRYVCDSVSKGWLWGWVKKNWIKSDKKPVLNVDLWQRMLPLLKQHKVTFHWLKGHAGHPENERCDILARAQACRRDLPQDTGYKP; encoded by the coding sequence ATGCAAAAAGTGACCATCCATACCGACGGCTCCTGCCTCGGCAATCCTGGCCCCGGCGGCTGGGCGGCCATTCTCAAGCTGGACGATGAGGACTACCGCAAGGAATTTTCCGGCGGATATGCCCTCACCACCAACAACCGCATGGAAATGCTGGCCGTTATCGAGGCGCTGACCCTGCTCAAAAACCCCTGCCTTGTGGATCTGTACACGGATTCGCGCTATGTCTGCGACAGCGTGAGCAAGGGCTGGCTGTGGGGATGGGTGAAAAAAAACTGGATCAAGTCCGACAAAAAACCCGTGCTCAATGTGGATCTGTGGCAGCGCATGCTGCCGCTCTTGAAGCAGCACAAGGTGACCTTCCACTGGCTCAAGGGCCACGCCGGCCACCCCGAAAACGAGCGTTGCGACATTCTGGCCCGCGCCCAGGCCTGTCGGCGCGACCTGCCCCAGGATACCGGCTACAAACCCTAA
- a CDS encoding C-GCAxxG-C-C family protein encodes MRKKMDIDAVREDFNMGIICAQQVLSHFSERFGVPEKDALRLASCFGSGMGQASTCGCVTGALMVMGLAHGVAGPRSREQKQNLYGRRDAFMAAFAAAHGSVECRGVLGHDLTDPQQLAVIKEKKLFTTVCVPLICETCTLLEEYL; translated from the coding sequence ATGCGCAAAAAAATGGATATTGATGCGGTTCGGGAAGATTTCAATATGGGCATCATTTGCGCCCAGCAGGTACTGAGCCATTTTTCGGAACGGTTCGGCGTGCCGGAAAAAGACGCCCTGCGCCTGGCATCCTGTTTTGGCTCCGGCATGGGGCAGGCAAGCACCTGCGGCTGCGTCACCGGGGCGCTCATGGTCATGGGCCTTGCGCACGGCGTCGCCGGGCCGCGCAGCCGCGAGCAAAAGCAGAACCTGTACGGCCGCCGCGACGCCTTCATGGCGGCTTTTGCCGCTGCCCACGGTAGCGTCGAGTGCAGGGGAGTTCTGGGGCATGACCTTACTGATCCGCAACAACTTGCCGTCATTAAGGAAAAAAAGCTGTTCACTACAGTGTGCGTTCCCCTGATATGCGAAACCTGCACACTGCTTGAAGAATATTTGTAG
- a CDS encoding site-2 protease family protein — protein MFNLDISQALSTLSIAAVPALLGIILHEVAHGWVASRCGDPTARMMGRLTLNPLPHIDPMGLLVFGLTSLSGSFVFGWAKPVPVNPRYFRNPAKDMMLVALAGPLTNFILAGIFGVLLWLTLNVFPPVAWQHSSLYIFALKSMQAGVIINFGLGWLNLLPIPPLDGSKVVAYFLPLNAALRYLSIERFGFLILLGLLFTGLLGMVLGPLVGGSARGLLTLLGIL, from the coding sequence ATGTTCAATCTTGATATATCCCAAGCCCTGAGCACGCTGTCCATCGCGGCGGTGCCCGCTCTTCTGGGCATTATTCTGCACGAAGTGGCTCACGGATGGGTGGCCTCGCGCTGTGGCGACCCTACGGCACGCATGATGGGTCGCCTGACCCTCAATCCCCTGCCGCACATCGACCCCATGGGACTGCTGGTCTTCGGCCTCACGAGCCTTTCCGGCTCCTTTGTTTTTGGCTGGGCCAAGCCCGTGCCCGTCAATCCGCGCTATTTTCGCAATCCCGCCAAGGACATGATGCTGGTAGCCCTGGCTGGCCCGCTGACCAACTTTATCCTGGCGGGCATATTCGGCGTTCTGCTATGGTTGACCCTGAACGTTTTTCCGCCTGTGGCGTGGCAGCACAGCAGCCTCTACATTTTCGCGCTCAAATCCATGCAGGCAGGGGTCATCATCAACTTCGGCCTGGGCTGGCTCAATCTGCTGCCCATTCCCCCGCTGGACGGCAGCAAGGTTGTGGCCTATTTTCTTCCCTTAAACGCGGCGCTGCGCTATCTGAGCATTGAGCGTTTCGGCTTTCTCATTCTTTTGGGCCTTCTGTTCACCGGTCTGCTGGGCATGGTGCTGGGGCCGCTGGTGGGTGGCAGCGCCCGTGGCCTGCTGACCCTGCTTGGCATTCTGTAA
- the trpS gene encoding tryptophan--tRNA ligase — protein sequence MSKELRTVSGMRPTGPLHLGHYFGVLKNWVELQYTEEAYFFVADWHALTSDYADPSKIRTNIREMVKDWVGAGLDPEKCVIFRQSEVKEHAELSLLLSMFTPVSWLERNPTYKEQQQQISNKDLGNAGFLCYPVLMAADILMYRPHGVPVGEDQLPHMEMTREIARRFNYLYGELLPEPKAMLTPAAKCPGLDGRKMSKSYNNGIFLSDRMADIQEKVRGMFTDQARLRKSDPGNPDVCNLFPYHVLLSSPEEQAEIRKGCTGATLGCVDCKKIFLKNLETFLTPLQERRSVLDANPARVDEILAHGNERARAFAGQTMALVREKMGL from the coding sequence ATGAGCAAAGAACTGCGCACTGTTTCCGGCATGCGGCCCACCGGCCCCCTGCACCTTGGTCACTACTTCGGCGTGTTGAAGAACTGGGTGGAGCTGCAATACACTGAAGAAGCCTACTTTTTTGTGGCTGACTGGCACGCCCTCACCAGCGATTACGCCGACCCGTCCAAGATCCGCACGAACATCCGCGAGATGGTCAAGGACTGGGTGGGCGCTGGCCTTGATCCCGAAAAATGCGTTATCTTCCGTCAGTCCGAAGTCAAGGAACATGCGGAGCTCTCCCTGTTGCTCTCTATGTTCACGCCGGTATCGTGGCTTGAGCGCAACCCCACCTACAAGGAACAGCAGCAGCAGATCAGCAACAAGGACCTCGGCAACGCGGGCTTTTTGTGCTATCCCGTGCTCATGGCGGCCGACATTCTCATGTACCGCCCCCACGGCGTGCCCGTGGGCGAAGACCAGTTGCCCCATATGGAGATGACGCGTGAGATCGCCCGCCGCTTCAACTATCTCTACGGCGAGCTCCTGCCCGAACCCAAGGCCATGCTGACCCCCGCCGCCAAGTGCCCCGGCCTTGACGGCCGCAAGATGTCCAAAAGCTACAACAATGGCATCTTCCTGTCCGACCGCATGGCAGACATTCAGGAAAAAGTGCGCGGCATGTTCACCGACCAAGCCCGCCTGCGCAAATCCGATCCGGGCAACCCCGACGTCTGTAACCTCTTCCCCTACCATGTGCTGCTGAGCAGCCCCGAGGAACAGGCCGAAATTCGCAAGGGCTGCACAGGGGCCACCCTGGGCTGTGTGGATTGCAAAAAGATTTTTCTCAAGAACCTTGAAACCTTCCTGACTCCCCTTCAGGAACGCCGCTCCGTTCTGGACGCCAATCCGGCGCGGGTGGACGAAATCCTCGCGCACGGCAATGAACGCGCCCGCGCCTTCGCAGGACAGACCATGGCCCTTGTGCGCGAGAAAATGGGGCTGTAA
- the ruvX gene encoding Holliday junction resolvase RuvX, which produces MKFVSVDYGLARTGLAVSDPDGRMAFPLATLRLQDYADRKLFLAALAEKILETGAEGVVMGLPLTQDGEESLITRQVRNVTQRLKRRVPLPFFYMLEELSSEEAWADLREAGLKMRKRKAVLDQQAAVRILSSFLSLAPQERSPA; this is translated from the coding sequence TTGAAGTTTGTGAGTGTGGACTACGGCCTGGCCCGCACGGGCCTGGCCGTGTCAGACCCTGACGGGCGCATGGCTTTTCCCCTGGCAACCCTGCGCCTGCAAGACTATGCCGACCGCAAACTGTTTCTGGCCGCCCTGGCGGAAAAAATCCTTGAAACCGGGGCCGAAGGTGTGGTCATGGGGCTTCCCCTCACGCAGGACGGGGAAGAAAGCCTGATCACCCGGCAGGTACGCAACGTAACCCAACGCCTCAAGCGCCGCGTGCCCCTGCCTTTCTTCTATATGCTTGAGGAGTTGAGCTCGGAAGAAGCCTGGGCGGATCTGCGCGAGGCTGGCCTGAAAATGCGCAAGCGCAAGGCCGTGCTCGACCAGCAGGCCGCCGTGCGTATTCTCTCGTCCTTTCTTTCCCTTGCCCCGCAAGAGCGGAGTCCCGCATGA
- the mltG gene encoding endolytic transglycosylase MltG codes for MKTFLRLLGLLLLLALAGGGWLAYEAHTFLNTAPQSDGQEVLFDVTPGAHFAQVATALEQKGVITDARKFRLLARYKEWDSRLQAGRFALNSGWTPEKVLDMLVNGQPVLFRITVPEGLTWWQTGKLLEEAGLVRFDDFRKVIMDPDFLRHYGIPFATAEGFLMPDTYLLKKGDEPDMAQTRSVAGRMVDNFWRKAAPVWPGDAKPPVDQLKTWMILASVVEKETAIEAERPRVAGVYKNRLARDMILQADPTVIYGLGPNFDGNLRRAQLDDPNNLYNTYQRPGLPPGPICSFGMAALKAAIKPEQHDFLYFVAVTDGGEHVFSTNLADHNKAVRQYLQNRRKGQNR; via the coding sequence ATGAAAACATTTCTTCGCCTGCTTGGACTGCTGTTGCTGCTGGCCCTTGCCGGTGGCGGCTGGCTTGCCTACGAGGCCCATACCTTTCTGAACACCGCCCCCCAAAGCGACGGGCAGGAAGTGCTTTTTGACGTGACGCCCGGAGCGCATTTCGCCCAGGTGGCCACGGCCCTTGAACAAAAGGGCGTTATTACCGATGCCCGCAAGTTCCGCCTGCTGGCCCGCTACAAGGAATGGGACAGCCGCCTCCAGGCCGGTCGCTTTGCCCTCAATTCCGGCTGGACGCCAGAAAAAGTACTGGACATGCTGGTCAACGGACAGCCCGTGCTCTTTCGCATTACGGTACCCGAAGGCCTCACCTGGTGGCAGACGGGCAAACTGCTGGAAGAAGCGGGCCTCGTCCGTTTTGACGACTTTCGCAAGGTAATCATGGACCCGGACTTTCTGCGCCACTACGGCATCCCCTTCGCCACGGCCGAGGGCTTTCTTATGCCCGACACCTATCTGCTGAAAAAGGGGGATGAGCCGGATATGGCCCAGACCCGCAGCGTGGCCGGACGGATGGTGGACAACTTCTGGCGCAAGGCCGCTCCCGTATGGCCCGGAGACGCCAAGCCCCCCGTGGACCAGCTGAAAACCTGGATGATCCTCGCCTCCGTGGTTGAAAAAGAAACCGCCATTGAAGCCGAGCGCCCCCGCGTGGCTGGCGTGTACAAGAACCGCCTCGCCCGTGACATGATCCTTCAGGCAGACCCCACCGTCATCTACGGTCTTGGCCCCAATTTTGACGGCAACCTGCGCCGCGCCCAACTGGACGACCCCAACAACCTCTACAATACCTACCAACGGCCCGGCCTGCCGCCGGGGCCCATCTGCTCATTCGGCATGGCCGCCCTCAAGGCCGCCATCAAGCCGGAACAGCACGATTTTCTCTATTTTGTGGCTGTCACCGACGGCGGTGAACACGTTTTTTCCACCAACCTTGCGGACCACAACAAGGCCGTGCGCCAGTACCTGCAAAACCGGCGCAAAGGCCAGAACCGCTGA